Proteins encoded within one genomic window of Thioploca ingrica:
- a CDS encoding putative signal transduction protein with EFhand domain has translation MLKQPAIPFTLIISLALSAPVFARGGHEMGRNSQQLDEFIAQYDSNQDGTVTAEEIQAARAAEFQQADTNTNGTLELQELQADMESKQAQHQATRFAQIDTDGNGQLSVEEFQNAHPEPNTGIAATLFGLADQDKNGALSPEEFAVLRSPEGQMWHHFAQLDSDGDGVISEAEYTAAKMDGGGRGPGGGHGMGGHGPGGF, from the coding sequence ATGTTAAAGCAACCCGCTATTCCTTTCACGCTTATCATCAGTTTGGCACTTTCTGCACCCGTATTCGCACGTGGGGGGCATGAAATGGGAAGGAATAGTCAACAACTTGATGAATTTATTGCACAATACGATTCCAATCAAGACGGTACTGTCACTGCTGAGGAAATTCAAGCCGCTCGTGCTGCAGAATTTCAACAAGCCGATACCAATACCAATGGCACCTTAGAACTGCAGGAATTACAAGCCGATATGGAAAGTAAGCAAGCCCAACATCAAGCGACCCGTTTTGCGCAGATAGACACGGATGGAAATGGTCAACTCAGTGTGGAAGAATTTCAAAATGCCCACCCTGAACCGAATACAGGAATAGCAGCAACACTATTTGGTTTAGCCGATCAAGATAAGAATGGGGCATTAAGTCCGGAAGAATTCGCTGTGTTGAGAAGCCCGGAAGGTCAGATGTGGCATCACTTTGCTCAACTCGATAGCGATGGTGATGGGGTCATTTCTGAAGCGGAGTATACTGCTGCCAAAATGGACGGTGGTGGTCGTGGTCCCGGTGGCGGTCATGGTATGGGTGGACATGGTCCCGGTGGCTTTTAA